The window GCCCACGCCGCTTTCCTCGACTTCACCGGCATCTTCGCCGGGGTGGCCGCCGCCGCGCTGGGGCTGCTCATCCTGCCCGCCCGCAAGCGCAAGACCAAGGCCGAATTCAGCGCCAAGCTGGCCGATTTGCGCACGCGGCTGGTGGGCAATCTGGAGCAGCAATTCGCGCGCGAGATGCGCCGTAGCGCGCAGCGCGTCGAGGACACCGTGGCCCCCTTCGACCGCTTCGTGCGCGCCGAGCGCGACCGGTTGACGGCGCAGCAGACCACGCTCCAGGAGCTGGCCGCCTCTGTCGGCGAACTGACCCGCCAACTGGAACCCGGATATTAGAAGATCGATGAATTAGCCACGGATGAACACGGATAAGACGGATAAAGACGGATAGATTACCTCTTATCCGTGTTCATCCGTTAAATCCGTGTCATCCGTGTTCTATTATTTTCTTCCCATGAGCGACCCCACCTTCGATTTCACCGTCTACAAGCTGGATCATACCGGCCATGAGGTGTGGCAATATCCGGCCCGTGTGCTCGAACGCGGTCTAAACCACGTCCGGCTGGAGGCGTATTTCAATCGCGACGACATGGATTTGGGCTATACCGTCTTCAAGCGCGGTGACCGCTTCATCGAGACGTTTTACGCCGAGCGCTGGTACAACGTCTTCGCCGTCCATGACCGCGACGACGGCGCGCTGAAGGGCTGGTATTGCAATGTCTGTCGCCCGGCGGAGATCAGCGAGGCGGCCGTGCGCTGCGACGATCTGGCACTGGACGTGTGGGTTTCGCCGGCCGGGGAAGTGACGGTGCTGGACGAGGACGAATTCGCCGCCCTGCCGCTGGCCGAGCATGAACGCCGGCCGGCGCTTGAGGCGCTACAGTCGTTGCTGGCCGATGCCAACAGCGGCCGGCTGCCGCGTTAGACCGGCTCCCATCCCCCCACCCCAGGCTTTACGTTCGGCTAAGCGAGCATCTTACGCCGCCGCCAGCGCCGCATCAGCACGATCACCAAGATTAGGAACGCCCCCATCAGCAGCGCGGCGATGATTGGCAGCACAATCGCCAACAACGACACCACCAACGCCACCACGTCCTCGATGATACTGACGATGGGATTGCCGACGCCGGCCGTGGTGACCGTGACCACCGGCCGCGCGGCCGTCTTCGTCGCGTGAACCCCGCCGGCCACCAGCAACCCCGCCCCCAGCGCCAGGATCGGGTGAATGTCGGTGATGACGTTGGCGCTGCCGGCGAACAGGATGGCGCCGGCCGCGGGCCGCACGATGGTATTGATGCCGTCGTTGACCGTATCAACCGCCGGAATCTTGTCGGCCACCATTTCGACCACCAGCAACACCGCCAGCAGGCCGATGGCCCACCAACTGCCGATTAAATCGTAGGGCGCCTGCAACTCGACCAGCGGATCGCTCATGGGAAACCGCGCCGCCAGGGCCACCAACAATAAAGGGATATAAGCGTTGAGGCCCGCGCTACCCGACAGGCCAAAGGCGGCGCTCAGGCCACTGATCGCTTCAATCATAACTCATTACTCCTGCCCACCCACGGGCACAACAATTATAACGACAATAACCCCGTGTGAAGATGATAGTTATCCTCGCCATACTCTGTACGTATCAAGCACCGGCCGGGTTGCCGGGCGCGGTGGCAAGGCTACGTTGCGCCACCGCTTGCGCCACGCCCCTACCCGCGCTAAGATGACGGTATCGACGCTTTTCCACCTGGGGAACGAATCACCATGCCACAAAAACCAACCGAGTATTACCGGCCTACCAATCTGGATGAGGCCCTGCGACTTTTGCGCCGCCCCAACACCGTCCCGTTGGCCGGCGGCACCGCCCTGCTGGCGACCGAGGCGGGCATCACCGCCGCTGTCGTCGATCTGCAAAACACCGGCCTCGACCGGCTGGCCTGGGCCGACGACGGCCGCCTGCTGCGTGTCGGCGCGATGGCGCGGCTGGCCGACCTGGACGACTGGCTGGCCCCGCTGGCCGAGCTCCAAGGGGCGGCGGCGCTGCTGCGCGACGCCATCCGCCGCGCCGGGCCGAACACCTACCGCAACACGGCCACCGTGGGCGGCATCATCGCCTCGCGCCTGCCCGCTAGCGAGTTCCTGGCCGCCCTGCTGGCCCTCGACGCCACCATCAGCCTGCGCCTGCCCGCCGCCGAGACGATCACCCTGGCCGCCTATCTGGCCGACGACGAGCGGCTGCCGGGCCTGATCACCGAGATTCTGGTCTATTGGCCGGGCGGCGCGGGCGCGGCCGACCGCGTGGCCCGCACCCCGGCCGATCAGCCCATCGTCGCCGTGGTCGGCTGGCGGCCCAATGGCGGCGCGCCACGCCTGGCGGTCACCGGCATCGGCCCGCGGCCGGCGCGCCTGACAACCGCCGAGTCGCTCGTGGCCGCCGGGCAGGATGAAGACGCGATCACCGCCGCGGCCGACGCCGCCCGCGCCGCCGCCAGCCATCCCGGCGACTTCCGCGGCGACGCCGCCTATCGAGCCGAGATGGCCGCCGTGCTGACCCGCCGCGTGGTGCAATCCCTGTAGAGACGTTCCGCTGGAACGTCTTAGACTCAGACGTTCCGGCGGAACGTCTCTACCACGACCATGATCTACCTCGACGTCTCGGCCGCCGTCCACAGCAAGGCCGGTCTCGGCCGCTATAGCGAACGGCTGGCCGCGGCGCTCATCGCCCATGAACCGGGCCGCTACGGGCTGTTCTACAATCGCGGCGGCGCGGGCCGTTTCCCCGACGGGCTGCCTGCCGCCACACCACAACGCGCCGTGAATCTGGGCTACAAGCCGTGGCGCATGGCCGTGCTGCTGGGCCATCTCGGCCGCCTGCCCTTCAACCGCCTCGTGCCTGATGCGGAGTTGTTCCACAGCACCGAGCATCTGCTGTTGCCGTTGCGCGGCGTGCCCACGGTGCTGACCGTCCACGACCTGATCTTCAAGCAGTTCCCCGACTACCACAAGCGGCTCAACTACTGGTATCTGAACCAGGCCATGCCCCTCTACTGCGCCCGGGCCACGGCCATCATCGCCGTATCGGAGGCGAGCAAGCGCGATCTCGTCCAGTATTACGGCGTCGATCCGGCTAAAGTGACGGTTGTGTATGAGGCCGCCGCTGCCCACTTCACCCCCCCCACCCCGGCCGGGATCGACCACGTTCGCCGCCAGTACAACCTGCCCCTGCGCTTCCTCCTGCACCTGGGCACCATCGAGCCGCGCAAGAACCTCCTGCGCCTGCTCGACGCCTTCCAGATTGTCCGCCGTTCCTGGCCGGATTTGCACCTCCTCCTGGCTGGGGGGCGGGGCTGGTTGTTCGACGACTTCTTCGCCCGCATCGAGGCCGAGGGGCTGGGCGATGTGGTGCGCCCGCTGGGCTGGGTGGCCGATGAAGACCTGCCGGGGATCATCGGCGCGGCGGCGTTGGCCGTGCAGCCCAGTCTCTATGAGGGCTTCGGCCTGCCCATCCTGGAGCACATGGCCTGCGGCCAGGTCGTGGCCGCCAGCGACGCCGGCAGCCACCCCGAGGTCGGCGGCGCGGCGGCGGCCTACTTCGACCCGATGGACGTGGCGGGCATGGCCGGCACGATTGCCCGGCTGCTCACCGACCGCGACGAGTATGCCCAGCGCCGCGCGTTGGGATTGGAACAGGCGGCCCGCTTCAGTTGGGCGCGGGCCGCGGCCGAGACGACGGCCATCTATGACCGCCTGCTCGGCAGGTGAAAGTGGGGTGAGGGATAGCTGCCATGCCACCGTTTTCACGCCATACTTCGCTGATGCTCAAGACGTTTTTAGCCTTCTCACTCGTCCTGTTGCTGGCCGCCGCCCGCGCCATGTCGTCGGCAGCCATGCCCGACGCCGCCGATCAGACCAGTTGGCCGGAGGTCGCCCTGCCCGCCGCGCTGAGTTTAGAGGCCGTGGAACCGGTGACGCCCGCCCATCCCAAGCTCGACGCCGCGCTGGCCGAACTGGCGACGGCGCGCGACCGCTCGGCCGCGGCCACCGCCGCCGGGCTGCGCTATGAGGACGGCCGGGTGCAGGCCCATCTCATCGTCCGGCCGGGCGACGAGGCCGCCGCGCGCGTGGCCGTGGTCGCCGCCGGGGGCGCGGTCAGCGGCGCCTATGGCGATACGTTACAGGTCTGGCTACCGCCGGCAGCAGTGACGGAACTAGCCGCCCTAGCCGTGGTTGATGCCATTCGCGCCCCCGATCTGGCCGTTTTGGCCGAGGATGAGGCCCTGGCGGCCGTCAGCGAGGGGGTGGCCGCCGCCAACGCCGACACCTGGCACACGGCCGGCTGGCGCGGCCAGGGCGTGCGCGTGGCCGTCATCGATGGCGGCTTCCAGGGCTACCCGGCCCGCCTCGGCAGCGATTTGCCGGCCCAGATTACGGTCAAGAACTTCGTCGACGGCCAGCCCGACTCCGAAGTGAACGCCACCACAGCCCACGGCACGGCCTGCGCCGAGATCGTCCACGACATGGCCCCCCAAGCCGAACTATTTTTGCTGAAGATCAGCACCAACGTTGACCTGAGCGAGGCGGTCGATTACGCCATCAGCCAGGGGGTGGACGTGATCTCCACGTCGCTGACCTTCACCAATGCCTCGCCCGGCGACGGCACGGGCCAGTTTGCGACGATGGCTCAGGAAGCGCGCAATGCCGGCATTTTGTGGGTCACGGCCGCCGGCAATTACCGCGAGACCCACTGGAGCGGCGGCTTCGTCGATAGCGACGGCGACGGCCTGCATGAATACGCGCCCGATGTGGAGGTCAACGTCTTCGGTCCGGGCAACGGCAACGCCTATCTCATCCCGGCCGGCGTGGCCCTGACGCCGTCGATTCGCTGGAACGATTGGACGGAGGTCGATCAGGACTTGCGCTTGCTGTTATTTCGCTACAATGGCTCAATATTCGAGATCGTCGGCAGCAGCAACAGCCCGCAAACCGGCCTGCCCAGCCAGCGGCCGACCGAGCGCATCAGCTACGTCACCGGCGGCGCGGCGGCCATCTATGGCGTCGCCATCCAGCGCATCAGCGGCAGCCGGGCTCTCCATCTGCATCTGCTGACGCCCAACCGCGAGTTGGACCGCCGCGTCCCGGCCATGAGCCTGGGCGGTCTGGCCGACGTGGCGGCGGTGATGACCACGGCCGCCGTTGACGTGGACGTGCCCTTCGTGCGCGAGGAGTACAGCTCCGAGGGGCCGATCAATGGGCCGGGCGGCGCGCCCAATGGCGGCGCGCGCAAGCCCGACATCACCGCCTTCGCCAATGTCTCCACCGCCAGCTACGGCGCGCGGGGCTTCAACGGCACGTCGGCGGCCACGCCCCACGTGGCCGGGGCGGCGGCGCAACTGCTGAGCGCCTACGCGATGCCCGCGCCGGGCGAGGTGCAGGATTACCTGCAAAGCAACGCCGTCGATCAGGGCACGACCGGGCCGGACACCCAATACGGCTACGGCCGGTTGTTGCTGGGCGTGCCGCCCGGCCCGGCGAACTACGACTACCACTCGTTTATCCCTTCGGTGCTCGTCCAGCCCTAATCAATGCGCAAGCGGATTGGCCCGGCGCGCCTGGCGCTTCTCTTGTTGCTGCTCATCCCGGTTGCCTATGGGTTGACGCTGGCGCGGTCGGTCGTCTACGGCGATCCGACGGAGTACACCTTCGTCGCCCACATGCTGGGCATCGCCCACCCGCCGGGCTATGCCTTCTTTACGCTGCTGGGCAAGCTGTTCCAGACGCTGGTGCCCATCGGCGAGGTGGCCGGGCGAATGCACCTGCTGGCGGCCACGGCGGCCACGGTCGCGGCCCTGTTCGCCGGCGGCACGGTGCGCGAGGTGTCGCGCACGCTGTTCAATCCGCCTGTCGGCGCGGGTACAGACGGCGCGCCTCGGCCGCAGCCCACCCCAACAACCCCAATGCCCTGGGGGACGGTCGCCGGCATCTTCGCCGCGCTGACGGTGGCCTTCGGCGTCAACTTCTGGCAGCACGCCATTCACGCCAACCCCCACATCGTCACCGCCGCCTTCCTGGCCGCCAACCTCTATTGCCTGACCCGCTGGGCGGCGGGCGGCGCGGCCGACCGGCGTTGGCTGTTCGCTTTCGCTTTCGCCGCCGGGCTGGGCATCACCCACCATCCGCTGACGGTCATGTCCTTCCCGGCCTATGCCGTCTTCATCCTGCTGGCCCGGCCGCGTATCCTGCGCGAGGGGCGCACCCTGCTGGGCCTGATCGCCTGCGCGCTGCTGGGGCTGGCCGTGTGGCTCTACTTTCCGCTACGCAGCGCCATGCAGCCCGCTTTCGGCCCGGCGACGATGAACACGCTGAGCGGTTTCCTCGACCACGTGCTGGCCCGCGGCCTCAGCGAAAGCCTGCCCTTCTTCGGCGCGGCCGACATCCCGGCGCGGGCGCTCGTCTTCTGGACCATCCTGCGCCTGCAATACGCCCTGCCGGTCATCTTTCTGGCGCTGTTGGGGCTGTTGTGGCCGGCGGCCGAGCGGCGGCTGATGCCCGGCGCGGCCCGCCATCCCGTCCCGGCCTGGAAGTTTGCCCTGCTCTACGCGCTGGCCTTCCTGGGCAACTACGCCTTCGTGATGAGCCTGCGGGCGCAGGACATCATGGCCTACCTGCTGGGGCCGCTGCTCATCGTCGGCTTGCTGGCCGGTATCGGTCTATATGGCTTGCTGACGTTGACCGGGGCGCGGCTGCGGCTACCGGCGACAGCCGTGGCGGGGCTGGCGGCGGCCCTGTTCCTGCTCGGCCCCGGCCTGCAATTGGCCCGCAACGGCCCGCGCGTTTCGCTGCGTCATTACACCGAGGCGGCCGATTACGCCGCCGCCGTCTTCGACCGCTTCACCAGCACGGGCGAGGGGGCCACGCTGCTCAACGATTGGGAGCACATGACCCCGCTGTGGTACGCCCAATTTGTCGAGGAACGCTGGCCGGACGCGGCCGACGTGCGGCCGGTGCTCGTCTCCACCGCCCAACCGTGGCTGGAGAGCGTCTTTGCCACGTTGCCGGGCGGGCCGGTCTATCTGAGCAACTACCGGCGCGAAATCGTCGATGCCGGTTTCCGCCTGCGGCCCGCCGGCCCGTTCTATCAGGTGGTCGAGCCGGGGGACAAGAGCCTGCCCGACGGCCTGACCCTGATCGAGGGCGAAAGCGGCGCGGCGGTAGAGATCGTGGCCTACGACCTGCCCCAGCGCGACGTGGCCGCCGGTGAGTTCGTGCCCCTGACGCTGGCCCTGCGCGCCCCGGCGGGCACGGCCGACTTCTACGTGCCCTTCATTCGCGTCGGCGACCTCAGCTTCGAGCCGACGACCGACAGCCACTTGACTAGCCCCACCTGGCTGCCGGGCGAGATCATCGTGGAGCGCTTCGATTTCGCCCTGCCCCATGACCTGGCCGATGGCGTCTATCCGGTGGCGGTCGGTCTGAAGAATCTGAGCGCCAACACGGTCGGCGAAACATTTTTCCCGCTGGGCGATTTGAATGTGACCGGCCGGGCAACGCCGCCGGCCTACGATTTCCTGCTGGCGAACTTCCGCCAGCGCGTGGGGCTGGTGTCGGCCACGGCGCGGGTGGGGCGCGAGCGGCGCGCGGCGTTGTGGGACGAGCCGCTGCCCGCCCGGCCGGGCGACACGGTGCATTTGCTATTGCAATGGCAGGCTCTGGCGCGGGCCGAGGAGAGCTACACCGTCTTCGTCCACCTCATCGACGCCGGCAATGCGCCGCTGGTGGCGCTCGATTACACGCCGCTGGGCGGCTCCGCGCCGACGCATCTGTGGATTCCCAAATGGCTGCCCGGCCAGCGCTTGCTCGACCCATACCGGATGAAACTGCCGGACGATCTGGCCCCCGGCACCTACTACATCGAGGTCGGCCTCTACGATATGGTCGGCCGTCGCCGCCTGCACATGGCCGACGACGTGGGCAATACCATCGGCGACCGGTTGATTTTGGGGGCGGTAGTGGTGGATTGAGCGACCGCGGACGACAGACCACAGACCGCGGGCGAAAGACTACCCACCACGACTGACCATTATTTAGGAAGGAGAACCAATGGCAAACTGGACTAAACGCAAACGACTGGAAGCGACCATCGCCGGCGAGGCGGTCGACCGGCCGCCGGTGGCGCTGTGGCGGCATTGGCCGGGCGACGACCAGGACGCTGCCGCGCTGGCCGCCGCCCATCTGCAATGGCAGGCCAATTATGATTGGGATGTGGTCAAGGTCGGCCCGGCCAGCAGCTACTCGGTGGCCGATTGGGGCGTGGAAGACCGCTGGGAAGGGCACATCGAGGGCACGCGCCACACGACCCGCTATCCGGTAGCCTCGCCGAGCGATTGGGCGGCGTTACAACCGCTCGACCCCGGCCGGGGGATGCTGGCCGTGCAGATCGACGCCCTGCGCCACGTCGGCGAAGGGCTGCGCGGCGAGACGCCGTTCATCGCCACCATCTTCTCGCCCCTGTCGATGGCCAAACATCTGGCCGGTAACGAGACGATGCTCAGCCACATGCGCCACAGCCCCGACGCCTTTCATGCCGGGCTGGCGACACTGACGGAGAGTATCGTCCGCTTCGTGGACGCCGCCCGCGCCGTGGGCATCAGCGGCATCTACTACGCCGTGCAGCACGCCGCCTATCCCCTGCTCAGCCGCGACGAGTTCGATACCTTCGGCCGCCCCTACGACTTACGCATTCTGGAGAGCGCCGCCGACCTGTGGTGCAACGTCGTCCACCTGCACGGCTCGGCGGTCATGTTCGACCGCGTGGCCGACTATCCGACGGCGTTCCTTAACTGGCACGACCGCGACGCCGGTATCTCGCTGGCCGAGGGGCTGGCCCAGACGCGGGCCGCGGCCAGCGGCGGCGTGTCGCAGTGGACGATCCACCAGGACGGCCCGGCCAACACATTGACCGAGGCGGCCGACGCCCGCGCCCAGACCGGCGACCGGCGGCTGCTGCTCTCCACCGGCTGCGTCATTATGACCACCACGCCGCTACGCAACATCCGCGCCCTGCGCGCGGCGGTTGAGAAGAGTTAACGCAAAGAGTAGCAGGTGGCGGGTGGCGGGTGGCAAGTGGCAAGTGGCGAGTTCAGTGCGACTTGCTACTCGCTACTCGCTACTCGCCACCCGTTGCGCCTTTGCGTTAAAAATCTTCGCCCTTGATTTCTCGCCGCACGGCTTCACTATCTTCACTGGCGAGGGCCGCGGCCAGGGCGGCGTGGGCCGGTTCGCCGCCAATGCGGCGCAAGGCCCAGGCGGCGTGGCCGCGCACCAGGGGCGAGCCGTCGGCCAGCAGCGCGACCAGCGGCGGCACGGCCGCCAAGCTCCCCCAATTGCCCGCGGCCACACAGGCGTTGCGCACCAGCCGGTCGCGCTTGATGCGGCGGATGGGGCTATCGGTAAAGCGCCGGGCGAATGATTCTTCGTCTAAAGCGAGCAGTTCCAGCAGCGGCGGCGCGGCGGCGTCCAGGGCGACCGGGTAGAATGCCGGTTCGCCGGTCGGCCGGGCAAAGCGGTTGAACGGGCACACCGCCTGGCAGACGTCGCAGCCGTAGACCCAGTTGCCCAGGAGCGGGCGCAGTTCCAGCGGAATCCAGCTCTTCAGTTCGATGGTCAGATAGGAGATGCAGCGCCGCGCGTCGAGCACGTAGGGCGCGGGGAAGGCCGCCGTGGGGCAGGCCGACAGGCAGCGCGTACAACGGCCGCAGCCGGGCAGCGGCGGGCGCTCGGCCGGTGGCGGGTCATAGGCCAGCACTTGCGTCGTCAGCAACACGCCCAGGAAGAACCACGAGCCGCGCCGGGGATTGATGAGCAACGTGTTCTTGCCGGTGAAGCCCAGCCCGGCCGTCTCGCCGTGGTCGCGCTCCAGGATGGCCCCGGTATCGACGTAGACGCGGCTGCTGACATCGCCCGCGCCGGGCTGCCGCCGCAGCCAATCGGCTAATGCTTCCAGCCGCGGGGTCATGATCTCGTGGTAATCGACGCCCCAGGCGTAGTTGGAGATACGGCCGCGCGACGGGTCGGCAGCGACGTCCGGCGGCAAGTCGGCGGTATGGTAATCCAGCCCCACGACCACGACCGAGCGCACGCCGGGCAGGATGAGGCCGGGGTCGTGGCGGCGGGCCAGGCGATCCGGCCGGGCCATGTAGCCCATCTCGCCGTGCTGGCCGGCGGCGACCCAGCGCAGATAGGCGTCGAGGCGGCGGGCCGGGCCGGCGGGAATGACACCGGCGCGGTTGAAGCCTAATGCCCGCGTCTGTTCCTTGAGTGCGGCCGTCAGGCTTTCAGGCGACGATTCCATGATGAAAATAATATCACGGCCGTGGGCAATTGACGCTTCCCCCTTCCTAAAAAGGATCATAGAACGCGGATGACACGGATTCTCGCGGATTTACACGGTAGGAACGTATTCCGATCCGCGTTTATCCGTGTCAATCCGCGTTATCCGCGTTCTATCATTCTTGTATGCGGTTGCTCTAATCCTATGCTATAATGCGCCTGCTATTCACGGAACCACTATCGACAGGAGGAAGGTGAACATGGCCGAATCAATCGTCAATATCGAAGTCGAAGATCTGAAGCGTGTGGAGTTGGTGAAGGTCAATGGCCGCATCGACAGCAGCAACGCCGCCGAGTTCGACAACGTGCTGAAGGAAGTCGTCGGGCGCAAGCACAACGTGGTGCTGGAGATGAGCGGCGTCGATTACATCAGCAGCGCCGGGTTGCGGGCCATGATCGCCTTGCTGCGCGAGTGCAAGAAGCACAAGGGCAACGTGCGGCTGGCGAACCCGTCGGAGCGCGTCGTCGAGGTGCTGGCCCTGGCCGGTCTGGACTCGTTGTTCGACGTTTACGATAGCGAGGCCGCCGCCGTCGGCAGCTTCTAGCGTTGGTTTCCATTTCGACCTATCCGCGCCGTGGGCGAATCATTACGCCCGCGCTGTGCCGTTGCCGGCGTCTTTAACATGGGCAAAGAACACGTACTGACCGTTCCCGGACGCTATAAAGAGATCAAGCGGATCTGCGAGTTCATCGCCGCCGGGGCCGCCAAGGCCGGGTTCGACGAAGCGACGATCTTCCACATGGAGTTGTGCTGCGACGAAGCCTCGACCAACATCATCGAACATGCCTACGGCCAGGAAGGCGCCGGCGACATCGTCATCAGCTACTCCGTCAGTAGCGACGACTTCACCATTGTCATGCGCGACAACGGCGAGGCGTTTGATCCCGGCGCGGTGCCGCCGCCGCCGGCCTTTGCCCATAACACCGCCTCGGCCGATGAACTGACCAGCAAGTTGCGTATCGGCGGCCTGGGATTGCACTTTATCCGCAATCTCATGGATGAGGTTCATTTCACGTCCGATCAGCGGCAGGGTAACCGGCTGACCATGGTCAAGAAACTCAACGCGCAGTGAATGAAGGAAGAGCTATGAGTGTGTGGCAGGAGAAACTCCCCCATGACGTCTGGATGATCGGCGTCAGCGGCCGGCTCGATCAGACGCTCAACCCCAAGCTGGAAGAGACGCTCGACGCGTTACTCGAGGACGGCCACTACCATCTCGTCGTCGATCTGAGCGAGACCACCTACATCAATAGCGGCGGCCTGCGCTGCCTGGTCAGCGCCTGGCGGCGGGCCAAGGCCAATGAGGGATCATTGGCCCTGTGCGGCCTCAATGACCGGCTGCAAGAGATATTTGCCATGGTCGGCTTCGATAAGGTCTTCCAAATTCACACCGATTGCGCCGAGGCACGCACCCGCGTCCGCCCCCAGCCGCGCCCGTAGCGGCCCGCCCCCGTTGCCTTGAGCGCGCCGGTCGCTCAACTACCCTCCATGTCGCCCCTTTTCTCCACCGACAACCGCGGTCTGCTCATCTTGCTGGTGGCCCTGGGCGGTCTGGCCGTGGGCGTCATCGTCACCGCCGCCATCTTCATGCGCCGCCGCCGCTCGCGCCGGCAGTTGGTGGAGCGCGTCGTCGAGCTGGAAGCGCTGATGTCCGCCGGCCGCGCCCTCGTCGCCGCCGAGATGGATCTGGATGCCCTGTGCGCCTTGATCGCCGAGCAAGCCGGTCAGGTGATCGACAACCGCACCTTTCAAGTGGGGTTATTCGAGGACGATTACTACGATATTCGCTACTGGACCATCGACGGGCAGCCCCAACCCGTGCCGCAATGCTTCGATCTGCGCGCCGACCCGGCCGAAATGGCCCACGCCGGCGGGTTGGTCGGCTGGGTGCGCGATCAACAGCAGCCGCTGCTCGTCGGCGATTTCGCCCGCGAGATGGACAACCTGCCCGCCCGGCCCACCTACCACAGCGCCTCGCCGCCACGCTCGGCCCTGTTCCTGCCGCTCATCAGCGGCGGCCGGGCTTTGGGCATCGTCGCCGCCCAGAGCCAGCGCCCCAACCACTTTAGCGAGCAGGATTTGCGGCGACTGACCATCCTCGCCAATCAGGCGGCGGCGGCCATCGCCAACGCCCAGCTCTTTGTGCAGGAGCGCACCCGCGCCGCCCATCTGGCCCTCGTCAGCCGCATCGCCCAACAGGTCAACGCCGCCGAGGATTTGGACGAACTGCTGGAGCAGGTCGTCAACCTGACGTGCAGCACGTTCGGCTTTCATCCGGTCACCGTTTTCGGCATCGACCCGGTGACGGACGAGATCGTCGTCCAGGCTTGCTCCGTCGCCGAACTCGGCCCGCGAGCGGCGCCAACGGCCGGCAACGGCAACGGCCCGCTGCGCCTGCCCATCGGGCGGGGCATCGTCGGCAAGGCCGTGGCGACACGCCGCACGGTCATCGCCAATAGCCCCGAGGACGACCGCCTGTTGCACATCACCAGCGGCTTGCCGCCGGGCGTGTCGTTCAACTCCCAGTCCGAGATCGCCATCCCCCTCATCGTCAACAACGAACTGCTGGGCGTGCTGGACGTGCAGAGCGCGCAAATCGGCGCGTTCGGCGAGACGGAGCAGATCGTGCTGGAGGCGCTGGCCGCCGAAGTGGCCGGCGCGGTCTACAAGGGGCAGCAGTTGGCCCGCGAGCAGC is drawn from Candidatus Promineifilum breve and contains these coding sequences:
- a CDS encoding uroporphyrinogen decarboxylase family protein; this translates as MANWTKRKRLEATIAGEAVDRPPVALWRHWPGDDQDAAALAAAHLQWQANYDWDVVKVGPASSYSVADWGVEDRWEGHIEGTRHTTRYPVASPSDWAALQPLDPGRGMLAVQIDALRHVGEGLRGETPFIATIFSPLSMAKHLAGNETMLSHMRHSPDAFHAGLATLTESIVRFVDAARAVGISGIYYAVQHAAYPLLSRDEFDTFGRPYDLRILESAADLWCNVVHLHGSAVMFDRVADYPTAFLNWHDRDAGISLAEGLAQTRAAASGGVSQWTIHQDGPANTLTEAADARAQTGDRRLLLSTGCVIMTTTPLRNIRALRAAVEKS
- the queG gene encoding tRNA epoxyqueuosine(34) reductase QueG, producing MESSPESLTAALKEQTRALGFNRAGVIPAGPARRLDAYLRWVAAGQHGEMGYMARPDRLARRHDPGLILPGVRSVVVVGLDYHTADLPPDVAADPSRGRISNYAWGVDYHEIMTPRLEALADWLRRQPGAGDVSSRVYVDTGAILERDHGETAGLGFTGKNTLLINPRRGSWFFLGVLLTTQVLAYDPPPAERPPLPGCGRCTRCLSACPTAAFPAPYVLDARRCISYLTIELKSWIPLELRPLLGNWVYGCDVCQAVCPFNRFARPTGEPAFYPVALDAAAPPLLELLALDEESFARRFTDSPIRRIKRDRLVRNACVAAGNWGSLAAVPPLVALLADGSPLVRGHAAWALRRIGGEPAHAALAAALASEDSEAVRREIKGEDF
- a CDS encoding STAS domain-containing protein, whose product is MAESIVNIEVEDLKRVELVKVNGRIDSSNAAEFDNVLKEVVGRKHNVVLEMSGVDYISSAGLRAMIALLRECKKHKGNVRLANPSERVVEVLALAGLDSLFDVYDSEAAAVGSF
- a CDS encoding ATP-binding protein, whose product is MGKEHVLTVPGRYKEIKRICEFIAAGAAKAGFDEATIFHMELCCDEASTNIIEHAYGQEGAGDIVISYSVSSDDFTIVMRDNGEAFDPGAVPPPPAFAHNTASADELTSKLRIGGLGLHFIRNLMDEVHFTSDQRQGNRLTMVKKLNAQ
- a CDS encoding STAS domain-containing protein, translated to MSVWQEKLPHDVWMIGVSGRLDQTLNPKLEETLDALLEDGHYHLVVDLSETTYINSGGLRCLVSAWRRAKANEGSLALCGLNDRLQEIFAMVGFDKVFQIHTDCAEARTRVRPQPRP